The genomic DNA CACGTAAAAGCCCCAACGGCTGTCACCTGCAAAAACAAAATATTTCGTCTCGCCGTTGCGAATAGAGTCGGTATCATCCTGCGGAATATCCCGGCCGTACAGCACGGCAATTTCCTCATACGGCATCGGCTCAAAGGCTTCTGGCCGACTGCGGTACACATGGCGCTGACGCAGCTTGCCACCATTCGCCGTCAGAAAAAATTCTACCTCAGCGGCATGGGACGGCCTGGAAATAGAGCCTCGCACGCGGTTGCTTTCCAAGCTCGCAATCAGCTCCTTCTCGCGCCCCGTATGCGTCCATGCGCTGACGGTATACGGAATGGCTGGAATATGATTGGTAATGACAGGCTCAATCGTGCCCATTTTTTTGGCGTTCAGATAACGGATAGCGCCGCGCAGACAGGCCATTTTCAGCTCAGGCACCCGACTCAGGTCCTCCGCCTTCTGACGGAACTCAATACTGCGCCCCGGCACAAATTCCTTGAGCGCCTCACGAAACACATCAATTCGGCAGGACTGCCCAGTCAGCTTGATAATCGAATAATCCTGCAAGCGCCCCTCCTGATAAAAATCATCCAGAAACTTGCGCACAATATTATAGATATCTGCCTTGAGAAGCTGCTGTATTTCACGGATATTGAACACTACATCAGGCAATCCATATTCATCACGAAAACGTCCATTTTCGATGACTGAAACCAGCCAACGATCCATCACGGCAATGTTCAGATCACTTTCAGATGAAAATACCTGCTCGGATTCAAAGCGGCTGCGCAGGATGCCTGTGCGTAAGAAAAATTCCTTTTTCATATTTTCCGCCGCGCTCCACAGCAGATGAAAATTGCTTAGCACCCGCTGATATTCATCCCGTGTGGCATGCTCGTACTGCTTGAATGCCGTAGGCAGGATGGCCTCTGCCTCTCGATAACGTTCCTCCAGTCCCGCATACACGGCATCTACGCCAAACTCATCCACATGGCGGTACAAATCCCCGGAAGGAATGCCAATCAAGGCATCAATATCGGTGTCAGGCAACCGCGTTTCCGCAGCATAATAGCCTGCAAACACAATTTTCATGAACTGCATAATCCGATACGTCAGATTGTTTCCACCAAAATTGGTATCCCCATTTTCATACGTGGTGTGAATATCCAGCTTATAGGCAATGCGTCCATCCTCAATGCGGAATCGGCAGGATGATAAATCCGTTGTACCTCCACCGCAATCAATGACAAGGGCCTGATATTCCTCTCCGTCCGCAAACGTTCCTCGTTCCATCTGGTCTGCCAGTGTATTGTATAGCACAGCCAGCCCTTCATCCAGCGCATCCTCTGCTTCAATCCGGTAATCCGGTAAAATATCGCTAAACATCTCGATAAACTGCGGCTGTAGCTTGACGGGTGCCGAAAAATGCAGGTTACGAAACCGGCACTTAAATTGCTGCTCGGCTGTCGCAATCACATAGCGGATAAAAGCCGCTAAAATTTCGCTGCGGGAAGCGGTCGCCGTATTTCCCTCGGAATCCATTAATTCCTCAGTTCGCTTATAGTCATTTACCCAGCGCTTGATGCCCCGCAGTACCGTCGCCCGGCTGCCCGCTACATCCGTTCCACGCAGTGCTTCCTCTCCGAATACGTATACAATATGCTCCGGGTTAGAGCAGTCCGCGACACGAATGGCGGTCGGCAGCACTTCGATCCAATCCCCCTCTGCTCCCTCCGGGCCGGGGAAGGACACATAGTTGATCGCGTTCAGCCGTACCGTGCTGCTCATGCCCGCATCCGGGGCAGTAACATAGGAACTATCCAGATATGCGCCTGCCGTGGTGTTCGAGGTGCCAAAATCAACCGCCAATACTGCATCTGTCGTTTCAGTACCGCGAATGATCAGCTCAGCCACCGGAATACGTTGACCTTGAAGCTTCAATGGCAGCATCGGCTTATCTCCATAGTAGAGGTTATAAAAATATTCCGATTCCTGTCTTCGCAAAAACAGCAGACTGTAATTATGGTTGGCCGTCTCCCGCAGTTCAGCGTCGAGATGGCGGGAAAGGTAATATACGCCTGTCCGTCCCTCGTCCTTCACCAAATTCAAAACACCGCATAGTTCGCCTACCGCATTCACTAGAAGCACATTAGACGCGTTCAGCCAAGGCAGGTCGGATTCAATCCGATAATTGTCCATACGACCTGTCCGCACACCCTGATACAGCGTGATTTTGGCGGGAACCCGGATACCGCCGCTCTCCTGCCGACGGTCATTCCAATTTCGCCGCAATGCCGATTCGATGCGCTCGAAGCCGCCGGGGTTGGGCCGGGTAATGAGCAGATGCTCCTCTGCACTCCGAAACCGCAAAATGACGCGAATCAACTCCTCACGTGCCAGACGATTAGCAAAGCCCTCG from Paenibacillus sp. FSL R10-2782 includes the following:
- a CDS encoding molecular chaperone, which gives rise to MNGSYTYRLLDPLTDRKGIRFTAKYTRAELEQMTTFQLRGICDKERLVEGFANRLAREELIRVILRFRSAEEHLLITRPNPGGFERIESALRRNWNDRRQESGGIRVPAKITLYQGVRTGRMDNYRIESDLPWLNASNVLLVNAVGELCGVLNLVKDEGRTGVYYLSRHLDAELRETANHNYSLLFLRRQESEYFYNLYYGDKPMLPLKLQGQRIPVAELIIRGTETTDAVLAVDFGTSNTTAGAYLDSSYVTAPDAGMSSTVRLNAINYVSFPGPEGAEGDWIEVLPTAIRVADCSNPEHIVYVFGEEALRGTDVAGSRATVLRGIKRWVNDYKRTEELMDSEGNTATASRSEILAAFIRYVIATAEQQFKCRFRNLHFSAPVKLQPQFIEMFSDILPDYRIEAEDALDEGLAVLYNTLADQMERGTFADGEEYQALVIDCGGGTTDLSSCRFRIEDGRIAYKLDIHTTYENGDTNFGGNNLTYRIMQFMKIVFAGYYAAETRLPDTDIDALIGIPSGDLYRHVDEFGVDAVYAGLEERYREAEAILPTAFKQYEHATRDEYQRVLSNFHLLWSAAENMKKEFFLRTGILRSRFESEQVFSSESDLNIAVMDRWLVSVIENGRFRDEYGLPDVVFNIREIQQLLKADIYNIVRKFLDDFYQEGRLQDYSIIKLTGQSCRIDVFREALKEFVPGRSIEFRQKAEDLSRVPELKMACLRGAIRYLNAKKMGTIEPVITNHIPAIPYTVSAWTHTGREKELIASLESNRVRGSISRPSHAAEVEFFLTANGGKLRQRHVYRSRPEAFEPMPYEEIAVLYGRDIPQDDTDSIRNGETKYFVFAGDSRWGFYVVPITRRDELLHLGPKRFFAFENDLSELDFFDGTK